A region from the Natronoarchaeum mannanilyticum genome encodes:
- a CDS encoding TIGR00341 family protein encodes MRLVQLTIPAGKRETILDALDDEEVDYVVTDETSGREFTGVVYFPLPSNAVEPVLDRLQEEGVSDDAYTVVVDAETVISRKFDRLEERYATDDVEEDRISRQELRTEADEMTPTFWIYVTMTLISAFVATAGLLLDSPAVVVGSMVIAPLIGPALGASVGTVVNDEEMVREGLAYQALGIGLAIAGSAVLAWLLKTANLVPPGLTLTSVGEINERLAPDLLSLIIALGAGVAGVLSLSTGVSTALVGVMIAAALIPPAAAAGIALAWGLPLAGLGSTVLVLVNITSVNLAGLVTLWYMGYRPGEWFEEAAAQQKLLRNAALFGVAMVVLSSFLVGTSVTAFQTATFETEVEQDLGELLDDPAHEEYRLLSVQVEMTENFPFRHQDRVIVTVGRTGEAASQSAVTDEIYAVVDGHSEREVSVQVRYVDIDQRGGEFEPEPRVDRPAVGVPA; translated from the coding sequence GTGCGACTCGTCCAGCTGACGATTCCGGCCGGCAAGCGCGAGACGATTCTCGACGCGCTCGACGACGAGGAGGTCGACTACGTCGTCACCGACGAGACGAGCGGCCGGGAGTTCACGGGCGTCGTCTACTTCCCGCTACCGTCCAACGCCGTCGAGCCGGTGCTGGACAGGCTCCAGGAGGAGGGCGTCTCCGACGACGCGTACACGGTGGTCGTCGACGCCGAGACGGTCATCTCGCGGAAGTTCGACCGGCTGGAGGAGCGGTACGCAACCGACGACGTCGAGGAGGATCGGATCTCCCGGCAGGAGCTCCGCACGGAGGCCGACGAGATGACGCCGACGTTCTGGATCTACGTGACGATGACGCTGATCAGCGCCTTCGTCGCGACGGCGGGGCTGTTGCTGGACTCGCCGGCGGTCGTCGTCGGATCGATGGTGATCGCGCCGCTGATCGGCCCGGCGCTGGGCGCCAGCGTCGGGACGGTCGTCAACGACGAGGAGATGGTCCGCGAGGGGTTGGCCTACCAGGCGCTGGGGATCGGGCTTGCGATCGCCGGCTCGGCAGTGCTGGCGTGGCTCCTCAAGACCGCCAACCTGGTGCCGCCGGGGCTGACGCTGACCAGCGTCGGCGAGATCAACGAGCGACTCGCGCCGGACCTGCTCAGCCTGATCATCGCGCTGGGCGCCGGCGTCGCCGGCGTGTTGAGTCTCTCGACGGGCGTCTCGACCGCGCTGGTCGGCGTGATGATCGCCGCGGCGCTGATCCCGCCCGCCGCCGCGGCCGGCATCGCGCTCGCCTGGGGGCTGCCGCTGGCCGGGCTGGGATCGACCGTGCTCGTGCTGGTCAACATCACCTCCGTCAACCTCGCCGGGCTGGTGACGCTGTGGTACATGGGCTACCGGCCGGGCGAGTGGTTCGAGGAGGCGGCCGCCCAGCAGAAGCTGTTGCGCAACGCCGCGCTGTTCGGCGTCGCGATGGTCGTCCTCTCGAGCTTTCTGGTGGGCACTTCGGTCACCGCGTTCCAGACGGCGACGTTCGAGACCGAGGTCGAACAGGATCTCGGGGAACTGCTCGACGATCCCGCCCACGAGGAGTACCGGCTGCTCTCGGTGCAGGTCGAGATGACCGAGAACTTCCCGTTCCGTCACCAGGATCGGGTTATCGTCACCGTCGGACGGACTGGCGAAGCCGCCTCGCAGTCGGCGGTGACGGACGAGATCTACGCTGTCGTCGACGGACACTCCGAGCGCGAGGTGTCCGTGCAGGTTCGGTACGTCGACATCGACCAGCGCGGCGGCGAGTTCGAGCCCGAGCCGCGAGTCGACCGGCCCGCGGTCGGCGTCCCCGCGTGA
- a CDS encoding NOG1 family protein — protein sequence MIFEDLPTTPTSEELIDKAFSRAARSGRSKQGREAQESMTQTATNILSDNLQNVVTSWPDFDDVDPFYRELADAIVDASDYGVDAGGVDALRQSLSEVTWASRQTRQIGEDAMGKMRKADEDLARKHRKQAFARMADVVEDVSENLLLINEARNDLRDLPEINPDEPAIVVAGYPNVGKSSFVNGVTRARNETAEYPFTTKGIGVGHFERDRVRYQIVDTPGLLDRPPEERNEIESQAVSALEHLADCVLVLVDASMNCGYPVDVQLELRDAIAEQFGDAPVITVCNKSDLSTDVEADHYMSVETGENVDAVVDAAVEAIDWERELPFER from the coding sequence ATGATTTTCGAGGATCTTCCGACGACGCCCACGTCGGAGGAGCTGATCGACAAGGCGTTCTCGCGGGCGGCGCGCTCGGGCCGGTCGAAGCAGGGCCGGGAGGCCCAGGAGTCGATGACACAGACGGCGACGAACATCCTCTCGGACAACCTCCAGAACGTCGTCACGTCCTGGCCGGACTTCGACGACGTGGACCCGTTCTACCGCGAACTGGCCGACGCCATCGTCGACGCCAGCGACTACGGCGTCGACGCCGGCGGGGTCGACGCGCTGCGCCAGAGCCTCTCCGAGGTCACGTGGGCGAGCCGCCAGACCCGCCAGATCGGCGAGGACGCCATGGGGAAGATGCGCAAGGCCGACGAGGACCTCGCGCGCAAGCACCGCAAGCAGGCGTTCGCCCGGATGGCCGACGTCGTCGAGGACGTCTCCGAGAACCTGCTGTTGATCAACGAGGCGCGCAACGACCTGCGGGACCTGCCCGAGATCAACCCCGACGAGCCGGCGATCGTCGTCGCGGGCTACCCGAACGTCGGCAAGTCCAGCTTCGTCAACGGCGTCACGCGGGCGCGCAACGAGACCGCCGAGTACCCCTTCACGACGAAGGGGATCGGGGTGGGGCACTTCGAGCGCGACCGCGTGCGCTACCAGATCGTCGACACGCCGGGGCTGCTCGATCGGCCGCCGGAGGAGCGAAACGAGATCGAGTCGCAAGCGGTCTCGGCGCTGGAACATCTCGCGGACTGCGTGCTCGTGCTGGTCGACGCCAGCATGAACTGCGGCTACCCGGTCGACGTCCAGCTCGAACTGCGCGACGCCATCGCCGAGCAGTTCGGCGACGCGCCCGTGATCACGGTGTGTAACAAGTCCGACCTCTCGACCGACGTGGAGGCCGACCACTACATGAGCGTCGAGACGGGCGAGAACGTCGATGCGGTCGTCGACGCCGCGGTCGAGGCGATCGACTGGGAGCGGGAGCTGCCGTTCGAGCGGTAG